The Coffea arabica cultivar ET-39 chromosome 1e, Coffea Arabica ET-39 HiFi, whole genome shotgun sequence genome has a window encoding:
- the LOC113703612 gene encoding methylcrotonoyl-CoA carboxylase subunit alpha, mitochondrial: MSSAMACIFRRSVRRSPTYLRCKCLSTTPSPGVKNQKNERIEKILIANRGEIACRIMRTAKRLGIQTVAVYSDADKHSLHVKSADEAVRIGPPPPRLSYLEASAIIEAANKTGAQAIHPGYGFLSESAAFAQLCEDKGLIFIGPPASAIRDMGDKSASKRIMGAAGVPLVPGYHGQEQDIELMKLEAEKIGYPVLIKPTHGGGGKGMRIVQNPSEFVDSFLGAQREAAASFGVDTILLEKYITKPRHIEVQVFGDKLGNIIYLYERDCSVQRRHQKIIEEAPAPNINSNFRNHLGQAAVAAAKAVNYHNAGTVEFIVDTLSGQFYFMEMNTRLQVEHPVTEMVVNQDLVEWQIRVSNGEPLPISQLQVPLSGHAFEARIYAENVPKGFLPATGVLHHYRPVQVSPEVRVETGVTQGDMVSMHYDPMISKLVVWGEDRSTALIKMKDCLSKFQVAGLPTNIDFLSKLANHDAFRSGEVETHFIERYKDELFLNPSDSVLAQEAYHAAKHAASIVAACFCQSERAAVEKDIPRGLSLWYAHPPFRMHHNARRIMEMEWDHEYNKGSKKLLKLFVTYKSDGKYAIEMEENSSPALEVDVEHLSDLDFRVEVGGVSMKVSLAVYFKDQTEYIHIWHSSCHHFFTRKMTLELFDDGDKQHKPVLESASHPPGTAVAPMAGLVVKILAKEREKVEEGQPIIVLEAMKMEHVVKAPTSGYVSGLQLTAGQQVFDGHVLFIIKDS, encoded by the exons ATGTCGTCGGCTATGGCATGCATATTCCGGCGAAGTGTTCGCCGTAGCCCGACCTATCTTCGATGTAAATGTTTGTCAACGACTCCCTCGCCGGGCGTAAAGAATCAGAAGAATGAAAGAATAGAGAAGATACTGATAGCCAACAGGGGAGAAATCGCATGTCGAATTATGAGAACTGCCAAACGATTGGGGATTCAAACCGTTGCCGTTTATAGCGACGCCGATAAACACAGTTTGCACGTCAAGTCCGCCGACGAAGCCGTGCGTATAGGTCCCCCTCCCCCTCGGCTCAGCTACTTAGAGGCGTCCGCCATTATCGAAGCTGCAAACAAAACTGGCGCTCAG GCTATCCACCCAGGTTATGGTTTCTTATCAGAAAGTGCTGCATTTGCTCAACTTTGCGAAGATAAAGGTTTAATTTTTATTGGACCTCCTGCATCTGCAATTCGAGACATGGGGGATAAAAG TGCTTCAAAAAGAATAATGGGCGCAGCCGGCGTCCCACTTGTGCCTGGATATCATGGTCAAGAACAAGATATTGAGCTTATGAAGTTAGAAGCTGAGAAGATTGGTTATCCTGTCCTCATCAAACCAACACATGGTGGTGGAGGAAAG GGTATGAGGATTGTACAGAATCCTAGTGAATTTGTTGACTCATTTCTGGGAGCACAACGTGAAGCCGCAGCATCATTTGGCGTAGATACTATCTTGCTTGAAAAATACATCACAAAGCCAAGGCATATAGAAGTCCAG GTTTTTGGGGATAAACTGGGTAATATTATTTATCTCTATGAGAGAGATTGCAGTGTGCAGAGAAGACACCAAAAAATTATTGAAGAAGCTCCTGCA CCAAACATCAACAGCAACTTTCGCAACCACTTGGGCCAAGCAGCTGTTGCTGCAGCCAAG gCAGTTAATTATCACAATGCAGGAACAGTTGAGTTTATTGTTGATACTCTTTCAGGACAATTTTACTTCATGGAGATGAATACCCGTCTTCAG GTGGAGCATCCTGTTACAGAGATGGTTGTCAACCAAGATCTTGTTGAATGGCAAATACGTGTTTCAAATGGGGAACCTCTGCCAATTAGCCAGTTACAAGTTCCCTTGTCAG GCCATGCTTTTGAAGCCCGTATATATGCTGAAAATGTTCCAAAAGGATTTCTTCCTGCAACTGGTGTTCTTCATCATTATCGACCTGTTCAAGTTTCTCCAGAAG TTCGAGTTGAGACTGGAGTCACGCAAGGGGATATGGTGAGCATGCATTACGATCCCATGATTTCAAAACTTGTTGTGTGGGGTGAAGATCGCTCTACTGCTCTGATTAAGATGAAGGATTGCTTGTCGAAGTTTCAG GTTGCAGGACTGCCAACTAATATCGATTTTCTCTCAAAACTTGCAAATCATGACGCATTCAGAAGTGGAGAAGTTGAAACTCATTTTATTGAGCGCTATAAAGATGAACTGTTCCTCAATCCAAGTGATTCAGTACTAGCACAAGAAGCATATCATGCTGCTAAACATGCTGCATCCATTGTAGCTGCTTGTTTTTGTCAAAGTGAACGTGCAGCAGTAGAAAAAGATATCCCAA GGGGACTTTCTCTATGGTATGCTCATCCTCCTTTTAGAATGCACCACAATGCCAGGCGTATAATGGAAATGGAATGGGATCATGAATACAACAAAGGAAGCAAAAAACTATTAAAACTTTTTGTCACTTATAAGTCAGATGGGAAATATGCGATTGAG ATGGAAGAAAACAGTTCACCTGCTCTGGAAGTTGATGTAGAACACTTGTCAGATCTTGATTTTAGAGTTGAAGTTGGTGGTGTCAGCATGAAAGTCAGTCTAGCTGTTTATTTCAAG GATCAAACTGAATACATTCACATCTGGCATAGTTCTTGTCATCATTTCTTCACAAGGAAAATGACGCTAGAACTCTTTGATGATGGTGATAAGCAACATAAACCAGTTCTGGAGTCGGCATCTCATCCTCCGGGGACTGCTGTGGCCCCAATGgctggtttagtggttaaaatttTAGCAAAGGAGAGGGAAAAAGTTGAGGAAGGACAACCTATAATAGTATTAGAAGCAATGAAGATGGAG CATGTTGTGAAGGCGCCGACCTCTGGTTATGTTAGTGGGCTTCAGTTAACTGCTGGGCAACAGGTCTTTGACGGACATGTTCTCTTCATTATCAAG GATAGTTGA